Proteins encoded together in one Quercus lobata isolate SW786 chromosome 3, ValleyOak3.0 Primary Assembly, whole genome shotgun sequence window:
- the LOC115979601 gene encoding cytochrome P450 81C13-like, protein MENLYCYLALLLSIIFIIIKLSNNRNKNLPPSPYSLPIIGHLHLLKPPLYKTVETLTLQYGPILYLKFGSRPILVVSSPSIVEECLTKNDIVFANRPPTMAGKHFTYNSTAPVWAPYGNLWRNIRRFASVEVFSHISLQKSSIIREEEVHSLLGQLYKVSNIEPQKVELRYLFSLLVSNIIMRIVTGKPCVGKEVESMDVGKELLKDFKENFFADLAMNMCDFFPVLRWIGYKGLEKDMIRLQRKRDEVLGHLIDEIKQKKTSSLNNATIVDVETKGTLIETLVHLRESEPEFYSDNVIKSILLTMFVAGTDTTATTMEWAMSLLLNHPEVLQKVKVEIDNQVGSGRLLDDSDFAKLPYLRCVINETLRLYPPQPLLLPHFSSKDCTVGGFHVPRGTILLVNAWFMHRNPKLWEEPTRFKLERFEAIDEEREGFKYIPFGMMRRVCPGSSMGLRVLSLALGALIQCFDWERVGKEMVDMNPSLGFLLSKAEPLEAICSPCHSMTNILSQL, encoded by the exons ATGGAAAACTTATATTGCTACCTTGCTTTGCTCCTCTCtatcattttcattattatcaaaCTTTCAAACAACCGTAACAAAAATTTACCCCCAAGTCCATATTCTCTACCAATAATCGGCCACCTCCACCTTCTCAAACCACCACTCTATAAAACGGTGGAGACCTTAACCTTACAATACGGTCCAATCCTTTATCTTAAATTTGGTTCAAGGCCTATCCTCGTTGTATCTTCTCCTTCCATTGTTGAAGAGTGCTTAACCAAGAATGACATAGTTTTTGCAAATCGACCCCCCACCATGGCTGGGAAGCATTTTACTTACAACTCAACAGCTCCAGTTTGGGCTCCATATGGCAACTTGTGGAGAAACATTCGACGTTTTGCTTCTGTTGAGGTGTTCTCTCATATCAGCCTTCAAAAGTCTTCTATCATTAGAGAAGAAGAAGTTCACTCTCTTCTCGGCCAACTATATAAAGTTTCAAACATAGAACCCCAAAAGGTGGAGTTGAGGTATTTGTTCTCACTTTTGGTGTCCAATATAATAATGAGGATAGTTACTGGCAAGCCATGCGTTGGAAAAGAGGTTGAAAGCATGGATGTGGGCAAAGAACTTCTCAAAGATTTCAAGGAGAATTTCTTTGCAGATTTGGCAATGAATATGTGTGATTTCTTTCCAGTTTTAAGGTGGATTGGTTACAAAGGGTTGGAGAAGGATATGATAAGGTTgcagaggaagagagatgaagTATTAGGGCATTTGATAGACGAGATAAAGCAAAAGAAAACCAGTTCTTTGAATAACGCCACCATTGTGGATGTGGAAACAAAGGGAACACTGATTGAAACTCTGGTGCATCTCCGGGAATCAGAACCTGAGTTCTATTCAGATAATGTCATCAAAAGCATCCTATTG ACTATGTTTGTTGCGGGAACGGATACAACAGCAACGACCATGGAATGGGCAATGTCACTTCTTCTTAATCATCCAGAGGTATTGCAGAAGGTTAAAGTAGAGATTGATAACCAGGTTGGAAGTGGGCGCTTGCTTGATGACTCAGATTTTGCCAAACTTCCCTATCTTCGTTGTGTCATCAATGAGACACTTAGACTGTATCCTCCACAACCACTTTTATTACCACATTTTTCCTCAAAAGATTGCACTGTGGGGGGATTTCATGTACCACGAGGGACAATTTTGTTGGTGAATGCATGGTTCATGCATAGGAATCCCAAGCTGTGGGAGGAACCCACTAGGTTCAAGCTAGAGAGATTTGAAGCTATCGATGAGGAAAGAGAAGGGTTCAAATATATTCCATTTGGCATGATGAGGAGGGTATGCCCTGGTTCTAGCATGGGCTTGCGGGTACTATCATTGGCATTGGGTGCACTCATTCAGTGTTTTGATTGGGAAAGGGTTGGGAAGGAGATGGTGGACATGAACCCAAGTTTAGGATTTCTTCTGTCGAAGGCTGAGCCTTTGGAGGCTATTTGCAGTCCATGCCATTCCATGACTAACATCCTCTCTCAACTGTGA
- the LOC115980578 gene encoding cytochrome P450 81C13-like codes for MRNLYLALLFSIIFIVKILNHRNKNLPPSPFSLPIIGHLHLLNKQPLHQALHTLSSQYGPILSLKLGFRSMLVVSSPSAVEECFTKNDITFANRPRTMAGQHLTYNSTVPVWAPYGHLWRNLRRVATIEIFSHISLQKSSIIREEEVYYLLRQMLKVSNIEPQKVDFKYLSTLLVSNIMMRMVAGKPCVGEEFACMDVGKQLLKEFKDSYFASSTVNICDFFPILKWVGYKGLEKNMIRMQKMRDGALGRLIEEMKQKKPHVEKKRTLIETLFSLRESEPEFYSDNVIKSIILVSSSTYFSLVKVIEIETCTYLKIQTK; via the coding sequence ATGAGAAACTTATACCTTGCTTTGCTCTTCTCCATTATTTTCATTGTCAAAATTCTAAACCATCGCAACAAAAATCTACCACCAAGTCCATTTTCTCTACCAATAATCGGCCATCTCCACCTCCTTAATAAACAGCCACTCCACCAAGCACTACATACCCTATCATCGCAGTATGGTCCAATCCTTTCTCTTAAACTTGGTTTTAGGTCTATGCTCGTTGTATCTTCTCCTTCTGCTGTTGAAGAATGTTTCACCAAGAATGACATAACATTTGCAAATCGTCCCCGCACCATGGCTGGGCAGCATTTAACATACAACTCAACAGTTCCAGTTTGGGCTCCCTATGGTCATTTGTGGAGAAACCTCAGGCGTGTTGCTACCATTGAAATCTTCTCTCATATCAGCCTCCAAAAGTCTTCTATCATTAGAGAAGAAGAAGTGTACTATCTTCTCCGCCAAATGCTTAAAGTGTCAAATATAGAACCCCAAAAGGTGGACTTCAAGTACTTGTCCACGCTTTTGGTGTCCAATATAATGATGAGAATGGTTGCTGGAAAGCCATGTGTTGGAGAGGAGTTTGCATGCATGGATGTGGGAAAGCAACTTCTCAAAGAATTCAAAGATAGCTACTTTGCAAGCTCGACAGTGAATATATGTGATTTCTTTCCAATTTTAAAGTGGGTCGGTTACAAAGGGTTGGAGAAGAATATGATTAGAATGCAGAAAATGAGGGATGGAGCATTGGGGCGTTTGATAGAAGAGATGAAACAAAAGAAACCCCATGTGGAAAAGAAGAGGACACTGATTGAAACTCTTTTTTCTCTGAGAGAATCTGAACCTGAATTCTATTCAGATAATGTCATCAAAAGCATCATATTGGTAAGTTCATCCACATATTTTTCATTAGTAAAAGTAATTGAGATAGAGACATGCACCTACCTTAAAATACAAACGAAGTAA